CTCAATACACTTCACCAGATGCTGACTGAATTGTTGTCCGGTTCCCATCTGGGCCTCAGCCTCTCTCCCCTTGCGAACAAAGAGTTCCGCAAGCCTACCATATGTTGCCTTCACCAGGGACACTACTGGGAGATTTCTGACCCCCTTGAGGATTGAGTTAACACACTCGGAGATGTTCGTCGTCATGTGACCGAATCTCCGCCCCTCATCACGATGCTGAGTCCACAAGGAATAATCAATCCGGTTTGCCCACTCACACATGGCCGGGTCTTCAGACCGCAGAATATCAAACCAGTAATCAAACTCAACCTCGGTCTTCGCATACGCCGCATTCACTAGAAGCCTCCATGCGTCTTTGCCCTTGAAGGTAAGGGCAAAATTAGCCGCTACGTGTCAAATGCAGAATGCACGGTACGCAGATGGAGGTAACCAACCTCCGTCAGGGGCCTCAAGCGCAGCCTTGATGCCGTTATGCCTGTCCGATATAACCAGCAGACCCGGCTGGGGTGTCACGTGCTGTCGAAGGTGCGAGAGAAAGAATGTCCAGGACTCTGCATTCTTACGCTCTACTAGTGCGAATGCAACCGGTAGAATGTTGGAGTTCCCGTCCTGTATAATCGCGATGAGCAATGTTCCCCCATACTTTCCATACAGATGTGTGCCGTCAATGCTGACTAGCGGCTTGCAATGACGGAATGCCTCGATGCAAGGAggaaaagtccagaaaagtcTATGAAAATACGCTTGAGACTCGTCCACATGTCCTCCAACTCGAACGGGGCTCGTCCTTAGGACTGCAACAGTACCAGGCATCGTCAGCTGGACACCCAACACCCACCTAGGTATCTCGTTGTATGACTCATCCCAGTCACCGTAGATGAGGGCAATAGCCTTCTGCTTTGCCATCCAGACCCTCCTGTAAGTCGGCCTAAATCCAAAGTGTGCTGCCGCGTTCAGGAGCACCTTTATGCTGACGGATGCATCAGCCCTAACCATTGGCATAATGAACGCCGAAATCACATGGTAATCCAAACTCCTGTGGTCACTCGAGATGGATGTGGCCAGGAAAGTGTGAGGTCCATTGTACCGTTTGACCTCCCAAATGCCCTTGCGCTTACGGAGACTCAGTcgaatcaaccatgtgcacccattcccAAACTCGGAACACTTGCCCACATACCGGCGATGATCGGACTCCACTACCTTGTACTGTACTCCTCGCCAGATGCTGTAAGTCTTCACACTTAGAAGGGCCTCATCTTTATCCTGAAATTGCTGACCAACCTGGAACTCTGTCAGACCAGCAGTCCCTTCCGCATCTCTAGCTCCGAATCCAACAGAGTGCCCAGAAACCCCCTCCTGCCTCATGGCATCCAAGTCCAAGGAGAAAAAATATGGTGGATACTGTTGTGTGCCAGTGCTAGAACCACCTACTGCCAATGCAGGCTCACTCGCCCCAATATCATCGCCGCTTTCATCGTCAATCATATCCGGCTCGGCGTCATCTTCATCTGCGTCACCCAACACTCCGTCTCCAACGCCAAGCGGTGCAACGCCGAGTAAATCGTCCGGCAGATTTTCCCTTGATCCTACGTCGTCACCTACGCCGCCATTGAGATCAACAGCAAAAGACGGGGAGGCGACAACTTGGACCACTGGCTGGTAGACAGGGATGGAGGAAGAAGCAACGGCAGGCCGAGAACTAGAACCGGCTGGCGTGGCTAAAGTGGTGGTATTCCGGTTCGACCCCCCTGAGCTGGATACCACATCAACCAACTTTGCCAACAACTCTGGGGTCCTGACCTCCGGAAATTGCCGCCGACAAAGAAACATTACCTGCAAGTCCTCATCACTACTAATCGTGAAACAATCATACTTCACGGTATCTTGGAGCACCGTGATTGGAATGCGATAGAAAAACTTCTTCACCCGCTTCGCATCTTCCAGACCGAACTTCATCAGTACAGATCTAACAAGTTCATCATAGCTCATCCGAGGGGTAACGACAATACAGAGAGGATCATTATCTGTGAACTTCACTCCGGAACGAGTTTTCCTCTTAATGGATCCTCTGTGGTGAACCAAAACCacaaaactctcctcactagccatcttACTCCGTCTAATGAGACCAACTCACGTTTACACCGGTTATATAGAGCTCTGACTCCTAATAATTCGAATCGGGCCGGTTCGACTTATGGTTTGTTTAATTCGAACCAGTCTGGTTCGAAATACTTTGGACTTTCATAATTCGAACCACCCTGGTTTGAATTACGTGTAATCGTAGTTTGAACCAACTTGGTTCGATTTATTAAGCAAATTCAACTGGTAATTCGAACTGTCCTGGTTCAAATTACTCTCATATACAGTTCGAACCATATCGGtttgaattatataaaaatttgatccTGACGCATTACTGAAACCATTTTATGTTTAGCTTATATACGTAACTTGTAAATGTCATTGACTTATaatgattttttattctatttaaaatgaaataatATTTGGGACACTAGCTGtgcatcaaaagaaaaaaaaaatcttctaTCTCGGTGAGACAGATGTCCGAGTATCGCTTGTTCAATGTACCCCATCCCCCTTACAAGTGACACAAAATGCAAAGTCCATTGACTAATTAAcaccatgaaatgacatttaTACCCCAATATCCCTCCCTATTCATTTCATGACTCATAACTAACCAAGCAAAGCAAGCATGATTCAAAAAGTCTAAGGGTTCAGCCTTATCCATTTCCATTTCTCTATTTCTGCTTTCTCTTTTGAGTTCTGAGTTTTGGATATTCAGCTCAATCCCCGAAATTCCCTCCCTTACCCTTTTATCCTCAACACACAGAAAACCGCCGCGTCACCACCTCCATTGATAACGACAACAAGCTTTCGGTCACATGCCCCAACACGTGTCCACTACGTGGCACTTCAAGCATCTAACCACTTGTATGTACGTGTCACACCGctccaaattccaaaattgCTCTAACCGACTTTCAGATTTACTTACCAGATTTTTTTCTTATCCATGTTCACCTTTTCTCTATATAAACGACATGCACACCGACGCTTCAAATCATATCCAAAAGACCAAAACAGTTTTCAacaatagcaaaaagaaaaagaagcatttatatttttgtttcgtTCTCAATCTGTAACAATGTCGCAGGAATATCGTGATCAAGCTCGCGGAAGAACCGACGAGTATGGCAACACTATGAGGCAAACTGATGAGTACGGAAACCCAGTTCAACAAGGTGGAGGCACCACCGGTTATGGCACCACAACTGAATCCGGCAAGATGTACGGCAGTGGTGGTGGCGCTCATGGCCATGGAACGGGCCTTGGAGGGGACACTACTGGCATGGCCACCGGGGGTTACGGAACCGCCGGCATGGGCACCGGTATGGGCACCGGTATGGGTACCGGTGGTGGTTATGGAACCACCGGTACCGGTGAATATGGAAGCACTGGCACTGGTGCTGCTGGTGGATATGGCACCACCGGTGGATCTTATGGAACCACCGGTGGAGGCGAGTATGCAAGCAGTGGAGGAATGGGTGGAACGACAGGGATGGGGTACGGAAGCACCGAGACCGGGCAAGGAGGGCATCATGGTCAACATGATCAGTCTCATGGTGGTGAGAAGAAAGGGATAATGGATAAGATCAAGGAGAAGCTCCCTGGTGGTCATggtggtggacaccatgacagttagatctatatatattatacatgCATACACATACGTGTATATCATGCATGCATATGTTAGCATGTTGCTTTTTCAAGTTAtgtaataataatttgatgCATGTGTAAGCTACGAGTGATGATGGATGTTATGTAAATAGTGTGTAGGTGTTATACATGCATTCAGTGGGATATATGAATGTAGGCCCTCAGTTTGTAGTAGGTGCTCTACTTCATTATGTTTGTGCTTTTTTATAtgtatgaatgaatgtgatatgcagttaataataataattatagtttAATTTCTGTTCTTTTTTGTCTCTTAATCGGCTTCTACTTGGGCAGAATAAGTCTCAATTCACAAAGTAATTAATCAATCAGATGCAATACGATTTATTCGAGAAACTAACGGTATCGTTACACCGTGAATTTGGGCTTAATTATTAGTAAGATTGAACTTTCGTACCTTACGTTGGCAAGTATCTGTTGAGTGAGCACTCTGCATCAACGCACTTCCGTGCTTCCATAATAATGGTCAGTCTACAGTTTTCTGTTTACAAATACATCCATTCCAAATGTATGATAATGTGTTTTGTTCTGGATACACAAAAGGtatccttttaattttaatatttatttttactgtCTAAAAAATATGGCTGTCTATCACGGTATCACCTTATTCCATCCATCTTATTGTGTAATATCGGTTCTTAACAGACA
The Arachis duranensis cultivar V14167 chromosome 5, aradu.V14167.gnm2.J7QH, whole genome shotgun sequence genome window above contains:
- the LOC107490422 gene encoding dehydrin DHN3, which translates into the protein MSQEYRDQARGRTDEYGNTMRQTDEYGNPVQQGGGTTGYGTTTESGKMYGSGGGAHGHGTGLGGDTTGMATGGYGTAGMGTGMGTGMGTGGGYGTTGTGEYGSTGTGAAGGYGTTGGSYGTTGGGEYASSGGMGGTTGMGYGSTETGQGGHHGQHDQSHGGEKKGIMDKIKEKLPGGHGGGHHDS